From Salinibacterium sp. ZJ450, one genomic window encodes:
- a CDS encoding GAP family protein — protein sequence MTSVIGQILPLAVAVALSSVPIITALLILLSPARPVVSVALLVGWAFGVGAVLGLFTLGFGLASLTSRTGDDTAAGIVRILVGTALIAYSIRRFRRRVHHASHVTPKWMAKVGRLNAPGALAFGFLLALRPKNLILSIAASVVIGDASLSLANTLIVIAIFTLIGISTVAAPTVAHLAQPERTREPLNSMREWIIDNSTNLIFILVIFVGVVIISSGIEKL from the coding sequence ATGACTTCGGTCATCGGCCAAATCCTGCCCCTGGCAGTGGCCGTCGCGCTGAGTTCGGTGCCCATCATCACGGCGCTGCTCATCCTGCTGTCCCCCGCGAGGCCCGTGGTGAGCGTTGCGCTTCTGGTCGGGTGGGCGTTCGGGGTCGGCGCGGTGCTCGGCCTGTTCACCTTGGGTTTCGGGTTGGCGTCATTGACCTCGCGCACCGGGGACGATACGGCCGCGGGAATCGTGAGGATCCTGGTGGGCACGGCACTGATCGCATACTCGATACGCCGATTTCGGCGACGTGTTCACCATGCGTCCCACGTCACCCCGAAATGGATGGCCAAGGTCGGCAGGCTGAACGCGCCGGGCGCCCTGGCATTCGGATTCCTACTCGCCCTTCGCCCCAAAAATCTGATCCTGTCGATTGCGGCATCCGTCGTCATCGGTGATGCATCGTTGAGCCTGGCGAACACCCTCATCGTCATCGCGATATTCACCCTCATCGGCATCTCTACGGTGGCGGCACCTACGGTGGCCCACCTTGCTCAGCCCGAGCGAACGAGAGAGCCGCTGAACTCCATGCGCGAATGGATCATCGACAACAGCACGAACCTGATCTTCATCCTGGTCATCTTCGTCGGAGTCGTGATCATCAGCTCCGGCATCGAGAAACTGTAG
- a CDS encoding AI-2E family transporter yields the protein MTRRWRFWRKHRQSSVVAPTAPAIPAARPSSPLPRAVAILIGVGGASVAVFGLWALRGVVAPVFLALILTICVHPLRGWLERVHVPQGVATIVAILVVFALLAGFVGAFVIAIAQFTTLLPQFAPQIEQIGASIASALSGIGIGQDQIDALLAGFDPTKLVDVVTGILGGVAGITVSLVIILTVLILMTMDATYIPTLLLQLRPKHPDIVSALMGFSVGVRRYMVATTALGVAQGILNWIALVILQVPGALLWGLLSFLCSFIPNIGYFIALIPPTVFGLFVGGWETALTVIVIYGVVNGVVQSIVQPRVVGGAVSLNQTITFVSVLFWAVVIGPIGAILAVPLTLLVRAILIDADPRARWWRPLTGDIAEVRNMIKVEKAKARSDRQSRKNAPR from the coding sequence ATGACACGTCGTTGGCGGTTCTGGCGCAAACATCGTCAGAGTAGCGTCGTCGCACCAACGGCGCCGGCGATCCCGGCGGCTCGCCCGTCCTCACCGCTTCCGCGGGCGGTCGCTATCCTCATCGGCGTCGGCGGCGCCAGCGTCGCGGTGTTCGGGCTCTGGGCGCTCAGAGGCGTCGTCGCACCAGTGTTCCTCGCGCTGATCCTCACCATCTGCGTTCATCCGCTACGTGGATGGCTGGAACGGGTCCACGTTCCACAGGGCGTGGCTACCATCGTCGCCATCCTCGTCGTCTTCGCGCTGCTCGCCGGTTTCGTCGGCGCCTTCGTCATCGCGATCGCTCAATTCACCACACTGTTGCCGCAGTTCGCACCGCAGATCGAGCAAATCGGCGCCAGCATCGCCAGTGCGTTGTCGGGCATCGGCATCGGCCAAGACCAGATCGATGCGCTCCTCGCCGGGTTCGATCCAACCAAGCTCGTGGATGTCGTGACCGGCATCCTCGGCGGCGTGGCCGGGATCACCGTCTCGCTCGTTATCATCCTGACGGTGCTGATCCTGATGACGATGGACGCGACGTATATTCCGACCCTGCTGCTTCAATTGCGGCCGAAACACCCGGACATTGTGTCGGCCCTGATGGGCTTCAGCGTCGGGGTACGTCGCTATATGGTCGCCACAACCGCCCTGGGTGTTGCCCAGGGCATCCTGAACTGGATCGCACTGGTGATCCTCCAGGTGCCGGGGGCGCTCCTCTGGGGGTTGTTGTCGTTCCTGTGCAGCTTCATCCCCAACATCGGTTACTTCATCGCGTTGATTCCGCCGACGGTGTTCGGCCTGTTCGTGGGTGGCTGGGAGACAGCGCTCACGGTGATCGTCATCTACGGGGTGGTGAACGGGGTCGTGCAGTCGATTGTGCAGCCGCGGGTCGTCGGTGGTGCCGTGTCGCTCAACCAGACGATCACATTCGTGTCCGTGCTGTTCTGGGCAGTGGTCATCGGTCCCATCGGCGCAATCCTCGCGGTTCCGCTCACCCTGCTGGTGCGGGCGATCCTGATTGACGCCGACCCGCGAGCCCGCTGGTGGCGTCCGTTGACCGGTGATATCGCCGAGGTGAGAAACATGATCAAAGTCGAGAAGGCGAAGGCCCGCTCCGATCGGCAGTCACGCAAGAATGCTCCGCGCTAG
- a CDS encoding alpha/beta fold hydrolase, translating into MAVRGGEPHVDEGTRVRRRRFRGTEYLRGRATFAELAVAVEQFPSNTAGPDFVLVHGIGVSSRYFHPAAAELARYGRVLLVDLPGYGRAPNPKRAVSLADHARVLAEFLTANDVVNPVLVGHSMGTQVVTQLVLDHPEVTDRIVLMGTTMEPDARNVWRASWRLFRDMLREPPRANVVVLTDYLFRTGIPYYLRQLPNLLQDRIEDRLPRLTARTLVITGDRDPIVSRQWSERVADLAPAGRFVQVEGAHVIMFTDPARVARLIAEHAEGL; encoded by the coding sequence ATGGCTGTTCGAGGCGGTGAACCGCACGTCGATGAGGGCACGCGGGTGCGCCGGCGCCGGTTCCGCGGCACGGAATACCTGCGCGGTCGGGCAACGTTCGCCGAGCTCGCGGTGGCGGTCGAGCAGTTCCCGTCGAATACCGCCGGCCCGGACTTCGTGCTCGTGCACGGCATCGGGGTGTCAAGCCGGTACTTCCACCCCGCGGCCGCCGAACTCGCCCGGTACGGTCGCGTGCTGCTCGTCGACCTGCCGGGGTACGGCCGAGCGCCGAACCCGAAACGCGCCGTCTCGCTGGCCGACCACGCCCGGGTGCTCGCCGAGTTCCTGACGGCCAACGATGTCGTGAACCCGGTGCTGGTCGGGCACTCGATGGGAACCCAGGTGGTCACCCAGCTGGTGCTGGATCATCCGGAGGTCACCGACCGCATCGTGCTGATGGGCACGACGATGGAACCGGATGCCAGAAACGTCTGGCGCGCCAGCTGGCGACTGTTCCGCGACATGCTGCGCGAGCCGCCGAGGGCGAACGTGGTGGTGCTCACCGATTACCTGTTCCGCACTGGCATCCCGTACTACCTGCGTCAGCTGCCGAACCTGTTGCAGGACCGCATCGAGGACCGGCTGCCCCGGCTGACCGCGCGAACGCTGGTGATCACCGGCGATCGGGATCCGATCGTGTCCCGGCAGTGGTCAGAGCGGGTGGCCGACCTCGCCCCGGCCGGCCGATTCGTGCAGGTCGAGGGCGCGCACGTGATCATGTTCACCGACCCGGCCAGGGTGGCCCGGCTGATCGCGGAGCACGCCGAAGGGTTATGA
- a CDS encoding 1-phosphofructokinase family hexose kinase translates to MNDVAVFAPSPVLTVTVEDHPDGADIHLHAGGQGIWQARMLRALGTSVTMCAVFSGESGRVLHHLLDDEGFHVLAVHRDGRGGAYVHDRRGGVRIKIAETAGEPLSRHELDKLYGLTLRAGLDAGTTILSGPAGLNILSPDVYRRLAADLRTAGRRVIADLSGERLTAALKGGVTVVKVSDEELLADNRVPDTSEEQLIAAMHRLQREGAENVIVSRAGEYALLLAEDEVSEVHMPKLQIADTTGAGDSMTAGVAATLAGGGTIEEAVALGAAAGALNVTRHGLGTGEAEAIYKLRELVRIHPAETDSTGLTRLSPADLARRVREE, encoded by the coding sequence GTGAACGACGTTGCGGTCTTCGCACCATCGCCTGTCCTTACCGTCACCGTCGAGGATCATCCCGACGGGGCCGATATCCATCTGCACGCGGGCGGGCAGGGCATCTGGCAGGCACGGATGCTGCGCGCCCTCGGCACCAGCGTCACCATGTGTGCCGTCTTCTCTGGTGAATCAGGACGCGTGCTGCATCACCTGCTCGATGATGAGGGGTTCCATGTACTCGCGGTACACCGCGACGGTCGTGGCGGCGCCTACGTGCACGACCGGCGGGGCGGCGTGCGCATCAAGATCGCGGAAACCGCCGGGGAGCCACTGTCCCGGCACGAGCTCGACAAACTGTACGGGCTGACGCTGCGCGCCGGGCTTGACGCCGGCACCACGATACTGAGCGGCCCCGCGGGGCTCAACATTTTGTCGCCGGATGTCTACCGTCGCCTCGCTGCCGACCTGAGGACGGCGGGCCGGCGGGTGATCGCCGATCTCTCCGGCGAGCGCCTCACCGCGGCGTTGAAGGGCGGAGTGACCGTGGTGAAGGTGAGCGACGAAGAACTGCTCGCCGACAATCGCGTGCCGGACACCAGCGAGGAGCAGCTAATCGCAGCCATGCACCGGCTGCAGCGCGAGGGCGCCGAGAACGTGATCGTGAGCCGGGCGGGTGAGTACGCCCTGCTGCTCGCTGAAGACGAGGTGAGCGAAGTGCACATGCCGAAGTTGCAGATCGCCGACACCACCGGTGCCGGCGACTCGATGACCGCGGGCGTGGCGGCGACCCTCGCCGGCGGCGGCACGATCGAGGAGGCCGTCGCGCTCGGGGCTGCGGCCGGTGCGTTGAACGTGACCCGTCATGGGCTCGGCACCGGCGAGGCCGAGGCGATCTACAAGCTCAGGGAACTGGTGCGCATCCACCCCGCGGAAACTGATTCGACCGGTCTCACGAGACTGAGCCCGGCTGACCTGGCGCGGAGGGTGCGCGAGGAGTGA
- a CDS encoding YchJ family protein has protein sequence MLDPASRCPCLSGESYGECCAPFHRGDAVAPTALRLMRSRYSAFAVGDADYLLATWHPRTRPATLQLDPDQRWYRLDIVATERGGLLDTDGTVEFTARSRLHGEAAVQHEVSRFVRDGRRWVYLDAA, from the coding sequence ATGCTTGATCCGGCCTCCCGTTGTCCGTGCCTGAGTGGCGAGAGCTACGGCGAGTGCTGTGCACCATTTCACCGAGGGGATGCCGTGGCCCCGACCGCGCTGCGGCTGATGCGCTCGCGCTACTCGGCGTTCGCGGTCGGCGACGCGGACTACCTGCTGGCCACGTGGCATCCGCGCACCCGCCCGGCGACCCTGCAGCTCGACCCTGACCAGCGCTGGTACCGGCTCGACATCGTGGCGACCGAGCGCGGCGGCCTGCTGGACACCGACGGCACGGTGGAGTTCACCGCGCGCTCGAGGCTGCACGGCGAGGCCGCCGTGCAGCACGAGGTCAGCCGGTTCGTGCGCGACGGCCGACGCTGGGTGTACCTCGACGCCGCGTAG
- a CDS encoding RimK/LysX family protein — MRQPPHSSTIAGWREWVSLPGIGVPWIKAKLDTGARTSTIHAFDVEVTGDADAGTERVRFWVHPWQDSDDDAVSVECPIHDRRTVRSSSGHAEERIVVLMDVAILGRTVTAEMTLSNRDSMGFRMLIGREALRKSFIVDPAISFVGGRAPRHVRLINRGR; from the coding sequence ATGAGACAACCTCCCCATTCAAGCACCATCGCCGGATGGCGCGAGTGGGTGAGCCTGCCGGGAATCGGCGTGCCGTGGATCAAGGCGAAACTCGACACCGGCGCCCGCACCTCGACGATCCACGCGTTCGACGTCGAGGTGACAGGCGACGCCGACGCCGGCACCGAGCGGGTGCGGTTCTGGGTACACCCCTGGCAGGATTCCGACGACGACGCCGTCAGCGTCGAGTGCCCGATCCACGACCGGCGCACCGTGCGCAGTTCCTCTGGGCACGCTGAGGAGCGGATCGTCGTGCTGATGGATGTCGCCATCCTGGGGCGCACCGTGACCGCCGAGATGACCCTGAGCAACCGGGACTCGATGGGTTTCCGCATGCTCATCGGGCGGGAGGCGTTGCGGAAGAGCTTCATCGTCGACCCCGCGATCTCGTTCGTCGGCGGACGAGCCCCACGCCACGTGCGCCTCATCAATCGGGGACGCTAG
- a CDS encoding PGPGW domain-containing protein, with protein sequence MPGDLERDIDAGSSEHHPIRTLLRRCRAWVERHPALRIAYLVAVAVAGTLIIAVGVLLIPLPGPGWLIVFLGLAVLGTEFAGARRLGALVKRFLRRVWVWWRARRVARAQAAFDRRE encoded by the coding sequence ATGCCCGGCGACCTGGAGCGCGACATCGACGCTGGCAGCAGTGAGCATCACCCGATCCGCACGCTGCTTCGCCGGTGCCGGGCGTGGGTCGAGCGGCATCCCGCGCTTCGAATCGCCTATCTGGTCGCGGTCGCCGTGGCCGGAACCCTGATCATCGCGGTTGGCGTGCTGTTGATCCCGCTCCCGGGACCCGGCTGGCTCATTGTCTTCCTCGGGCTCGCCGTTCTCGGTACCGAGTTTGCCGGCGCCCGTCGGCTCGGCGCTCTGGTCAAGCGATTCCTGCGGCGGGTTTGGGTGTGGTGGCGAGCGCGGCGGGTGGCGCGCGCCCAGGCTGCCTTCGACAGGCGGGAATAG
- a CDS encoding LLM class flavin-dependent oxidoreductase has translation MAQLELGLDTFGDVTADAEGSPLPQPQVLRNVVAEAVLADQVGLDFIGIGEHHREDFAVSAPEVVLAAIAGQTEQIRLGSAVTVLSSDDPVRVFQRFATLDAVSNGRAEVILGRGSFIESFPLFGFELDQYELLFEEKLQLFTELLKEQPVTWSGSTRTSLVDQLVYPPTESGTLKTWVGVGGSPQSVVRAAHYGLPLMLAIIGGEPVRFAPLVDLYHRALEQFGRPEAPVAAHSPGYVAATDEQAREELWPHYAAMQARIGKERGWGPMTREQFEHDAGPEGSLFVGSPRTVAEKIARVAGELGLARFDLKYSVGTLSHEKLMTSIELYGREVAPLVREQLAAA, from the coding sequence GTGGCACAGCTTGAACTCGGACTCGACACATTCGGAGACGTCACCGCGGACGCTGAGGGCTCGCCACTGCCGCAGCCTCAGGTCTTGCGCAACGTGGTCGCCGAGGCGGTGCTCGCCGATCAGGTGGGCCTCGACTTCATCGGCATCGGCGAACACCACCGGGAGGACTTCGCGGTGTCGGCGCCAGAGGTGGTGCTGGCCGCCATCGCCGGGCAAACCGAACAGATCCGGCTCGGCTCCGCGGTAACCGTGCTGTCCTCGGACGACCCGGTGCGGGTGTTCCAGCGGTTTGCCACGCTCGATGCCGTGTCGAACGGTCGCGCCGAAGTGATTCTCGGGCGCGGATCGTTCATCGAGTCGTTCCCGCTGTTCGGGTTCGAGCTCGACCAGTACGAGCTGCTGTTCGAGGAGAAGCTGCAGCTGTTCACCGAACTGCTCAAGGAGCAGCCGGTCACCTGGAGTGGCAGCACGCGGACGAGCCTCGTGGACCAGCTGGTGTACCCGCCGACCGAATCCGGGACGCTGAAGACCTGGGTGGGCGTGGGTGGCAGCCCCCAGTCGGTGGTTCGGGCAGCGCACTACGGGCTTCCGCTGATGCTCGCAATCATCGGCGGCGAACCGGTGCGGTTCGCCCCGCTCGTCGATCTGTATCACCGCGCGCTCGAGCAGTTCGGCCGGCCCGAGGCTCCGGTTGCGGCGCACTCACCCGGCTACGTCGCCGCGACCGATGAGCAGGCGCGCGAGGAACTCTGGCCGCACTACGCCGCGATGCAGGCCCGGATCGGCAAGGAGCGCGGCTGGGGCCCGATGACGCGGGAACAGTTCGAGCATGACGCCGGCCCGGAGGGTTCGTTGTTCGTCGGCTCGCCGCGCACCGTTGCCGAGAAGATCGCGCGCGTGGCGGGCGAGCTGGGCCTCGCGCGGTTCGACCTGAAGTACAGCGTCGGCACGCTGTCCCACGAGAAACTGATGACCAGCATCGAGCTGTACGGGCGCGAGGTCGCGCCACTGGTGCGGGAGCAGCTCGCCGCGGCTTAG
- a CDS encoding DUF72 domain-containing protein codes for MASVARVGISGWKYPPWRGTFYPPKLPQRKELEYAAQHLGTIEINGTFYSLQKPDYFRSWADQTPDDFIFAVKGGRYITHMRRLVGVEEALANFFASGVLALGPKLGPILWQLPATLGFDAAVLERFLSQLPTSTGQAASLARGHAALLDGRAFTTPAADQPLRHAIEVRSHSFDTPAFFDLLRRYGVASVVADTAGKWPRLTAVTTDFVYARLHGETALYESGYDDAALDRWAVTVRGWLADGADAWIYFDNDVKVRAPYDAMALAERLDAGQPR; via the coding sequence GTGGCATCGGTGGCACGCGTCGGAATCTCCGGGTGGAAGTACCCGCCGTGGCGCGGCACGTTCTACCCGCCGAAGCTGCCGCAGCGCAAGGAACTGGAATACGCCGCGCAGCATCTCGGCACCATCGAGATCAACGGCACGTTCTACTCGCTGCAGAAGCCCGACTACTTCCGATCCTGGGCAGACCAGACGCCGGACGACTTCATCTTCGCGGTGAAGGGCGGCCGGTACATCACCCACATGCGGCGGCTGGTGGGCGTGGAGGAGGCACTCGCCAACTTCTTCGCCTCCGGAGTGCTGGCGCTCGGGCCGAAGCTGGGCCCGATCCTCTGGCAGCTGCCCGCCACCCTCGGCTTCGATGCCGCGGTGCTCGAGCGCTTCCTCAGCCAACTGCCGACGAGCACCGGGCAGGCGGCATCCCTGGCGCGTGGCCATGCCGCCCTCCTCGACGGCCGCGCCTTCACCACACCGGCCGCCGACCAGCCGCTGCGGCACGCCATCGAGGTGCGCAGCCACAGCTTTGACACGCCAGCGTTCTTCGACCTGCTGCGACGGTACGGTGTGGCCTCCGTGGTCGCCGACACCGCAGGGAAATGGCCGAGGCTGACCGCGGTCACCACTGACTTCGTCTACGCCCGCCTGCACGGCGAGACGGCGCTGTACGAGAGCGGGTATGACGATGCCGCACTCGACCGTTGGGCGGTCACCGTGCGCGGCTGGCTCGCGGACGGCGCCGACGCCTGGATTTATTTCGACAACGACGTGAAGGTGCGGGCCCCGTATGACGCGATGGCGCTGGCCGAGCGGCTGGATGCCGGGCAACCGCGATAA
- a CDS encoding SHOCT domain-containing protein translates to MDFWSDIWSVFVWFFWAYIFIAYLFALFAVVADIFRDHNLSGWLKAVWIFFLIFLPILTVLVYVIARGGSMSERYGREVAQNREETDTYIREVAGSSSADEIAKAKTLLDSGSISQAEFESLKAKALRA, encoded by the coding sequence ATGGACTTTTGGAGTGACATCTGGAGCGTTTTCGTCTGGTTCTTCTGGGCCTACATCTTCATCGCGTATCTTTTCGCCCTGTTCGCGGTCGTGGCAGACATTTTCCGCGACCACAATCTCAGCGGGTGGCTCAAGGCCGTCTGGATCTTCTTCCTCATCTTCCTGCCCATCCTGACGGTGCTGGTCTACGTGATCGCCCGCGGCGGCAGCATGAGCGAACGGTACGGCCGTGAGGTGGCCCAAAACCGGGAAGAAACTGACACGTACATTCGTGAGGTCGCCGGTTCAAGCTCGGCCGATGAGATCGCCAAGGCCAAGACCCTTCTCGATTCTGGGTCGATCAGCCAAGCCGAGTTTGAGTCGCTCAAGGCAAAAGCACTGCGCGCATGA
- the surE gene encoding 5'/3'-nucleotidase SurE yields the protein MTASVRTLVTNDDGIASPGLFRLAIAAQEAGMDVVVAAPATEASGSSASISVTESDGSIRVDRRTVEGLGSIPTYAVHAPPALIALIAAHGAFGEPPRLVLSGVNRGANVGRAIIHSGTVGAALTAGVNGGRGLAVSLDVGLAPSTMRWSVAARLARKLIPFLLDQPAGTVLNLNVPNTDADELPEFRQAPLALFGIVQTTMTERDQHQIRLAVADPTALAEPGSDAALLAQGYATVTSIAPVREAPLPAL from the coding sequence GTGACCGCCTCCGTCAGGACCCTCGTCACCAACGATGACGGCATCGCCTCCCCCGGGCTGTTCCGGCTTGCGATTGCGGCGCAGGAGGCCGGAATGGACGTCGTCGTGGCCGCGCCGGCGACGGAAGCCAGCGGAAGCAGCGCCTCCATCTCGGTGACCGAGAGCGATGGCAGCATCCGGGTCGACCGGCGCACCGTCGAGGGCCTCGGAAGCATCCCCACCTACGCCGTGCACGCTCCCCCGGCGCTCATCGCCCTCATCGCCGCCCATGGCGCGTTCGGCGAACCGCCGAGGCTGGTGCTCTCCGGCGTCAACCGGGGAGCGAACGTCGGTCGCGCCATCATCCACTCCGGCACGGTCGGAGCAGCGCTCACCGCCGGCGTGAACGGCGGCCGCGGTCTCGCGGTGTCGCTCGACGTGGGGCTGGCGCCGTCGACGATGCGGTGGAGCGTGGCAGCCCGACTGGCCAGAAAACTGATCCCGTTCCTGCTTGATCAGCCGGCCGGGACCGTGTTGAACCTCAACGTGCCCAACACGGACGCCGATGAGCTGCCGGAATTTCGTCAGGCACCGCTCGCCTTGTTCGGCATCGTGCAGACCACCATGACCGAGCGAGACCAGCATCAGATTCGGCTGGCGGTCGCCGACCCCACCGCGCTTGCAGAACCGGGCAGCGACGCCGCGCTGCTTGCCCAGGGCTACGCCACGGTCACCTCGATCGCCCCCGTCCGTGAGGCGCCCCTGCCCGCGCTCTGA
- a CDS encoding antibiotic biosynthesis monooxygenase has product MITEHALLPVRPGQEHEFEAAFDRARPIISVMPGFRTLTLSRSMETPSTYLLLVEWDRLEDHTVGFRGSPEYQDWRALLHHFYDPFPVVEHYTRVTAVTSV; this is encoded by the coding sequence ATGATCACCGAACACGCGCTGCTCCCGGTGCGGCCCGGCCAGGAGCACGAGTTCGAAGCGGCGTTCGACCGCGCGCGGCCGATCATCTCCGTCATGCCGGGATTCCGCACCCTCACCCTGTCGCGATCGATGGAGACGCCCAGCACCTACCTGCTGCTGGTCGAGTGGGACAGGCTGGAAGACCACACCGTCGGGTTCCGCGGCTCACCCGAGTACCAGGATTGGCGCGCGCTGCTGCATCACTTCTACGATCCGTTCCCCGTCGTGGAGCATTACACCCGGGTGACAGCGGTTACGTCGGTCTAG
- a CDS encoding triacylglycerol lipase, giving the protein MTALVVTALDWARDYAYAAGWQLRHALRRRGADTLASGSAAPVLLIPGVWETWQFLRPVAERLNEAGHPIHVVDDLGYNRGGVREMAAITERYLQRHDLQGVIIVAHSKGGLIGKHVMLGASGDRIRRMIAIATPFAGSVYANYLPVRTLRAFRPSDKTILLLGEGIAANKRIVSIYPKFDPHIPAGSFLAGARNIELPVAGHFRILSDPRLLRAVLTNLEG; this is encoded by the coding sequence ATGACGGCACTGGTTGTGACGGCACTGGATTGGGCGCGCGACTACGCTTACGCGGCCGGCTGGCAGCTGCGCCATGCCCTGCGCCGCCGTGGCGCCGACACGCTCGCCAGCGGCAGCGCGGCGCCGGTGCTGCTGATCCCGGGGGTGTGGGAGACCTGGCAATTCCTCCGGCCGGTCGCCGAGCGACTGAACGAGGCCGGACATCCGATCCACGTCGTCGACGATCTCGGCTACAACCGCGGCGGCGTACGCGAGATGGCGGCGATCACCGAGCGTTACCTGCAGCGCCACGACCTGCAGGGCGTCATCATCGTCGCCCACAGCAAGGGCGGCCTGATCGGCAAACACGTCATGCTCGGGGCATCCGGCGACCGCATCCGGCGGATGATCGCGATCGCCACCCCGTTCGCCGGGTCGGTGTACGCGAACTACCTGCCGGTGCGCACCCTTCGGGCATTTCGCCCGTCAGACAAGACGATCCTGCTGCTCGGCGAGGGCATCGCCGCCAACAAGCGCATCGTGTCGATCTACCCCAAGTTTGATCCGCACATCCCCGCGGGAAGCTTTCTCGCCGGGGCGCGCAACATCGAGTTGCCGGTGGCCGGCCACTTCCGCATCCTCAGCGATCCGCGGCTGCTCCGCGCGGTTCTGACGAACCTGGAGGGTTGA
- a CDS encoding RimK family alpha-L-glutamate ligase, whose protein sequence is MKLAILSRAPHSYSTQRLRAAAVQRGHQVKVLNTLRFAIDLTGPEPDLHFRGRPLSSYDAILPRIGNSITYFGTAVVRQFEQMDVYTPNTSNGISNARDKLRATQILSRHNIGMPATAFVRNRADVRPAIERVGGAPVVIKLLEGTQGIGVILAPEAKVAEAIIETLHSTNQNVLIQRFIAESRGRDIRALVVGDRVVAAMRRSANGDEFRSNVHRGGSVEPVELTPEYTRAAVRSAQIMGLKVAGVDMLEGEDGPLVMEVNSSPGLQGIESATKLDVAGAIIDYISNEVAFPDIDVRQRLAVSTGYGVAELLVHGAADVVGQALGESGLSERDITVLTLHRGTQVIPNPRRSEVLQAGDRLLCFGKLEEMRSMIPNRRRRRAKVRKLPAPPIIPA, encoded by the coding sequence ATGAAACTGGCTATTCTTTCGCGAGCGCCGCATTCGTATTCCACGCAGCGCCTGCGCGCTGCGGCCGTGCAGCGGGGGCACCAGGTCAAGGTGCTGAACACGTTGCGCTTCGCCATCGACCTGACCGGACCCGAGCCCGACCTGCACTTTCGCGGGCGTCCGCTGTCCAGTTACGACGCTATCCTGCCGCGGATCGGCAACTCGATCACCTATTTCGGCACCGCCGTGGTGCGCCAGTTCGAGCAGATGGACGTCTACACGCCGAACACCTCGAACGGCATCAGTAACGCACGCGACAAGCTTCGGGCGACCCAGATCCTGTCCCGACACAATATCGGGATGCCGGCGACGGCGTTCGTGCGCAATCGGGCCGACGTGCGCCCGGCGATCGAGCGGGTGGGGGGCGCGCCCGTGGTGATCAAACTGCTCGAGGGCACCCAGGGCATCGGCGTGATCCTCGCGCCGGAGGCGAAGGTCGCCGAGGCGATCATTGAAACCCTGCACTCGACGAACCAGAACGTGCTGATTCAGCGGTTCATTGCCGAGAGCCGGGGCCGCGACATCCGTGCCCTCGTCGTCGGCGATCGGGTGGTCGCCGCGATGCGGCGCAGCGCGAACGGTGACGAGTTCCGGTCGAACGTGCACCGCGGCGGTTCGGTCGAACCGGTCGAGCTGACCCCGGAGTACACCCGGGCGGCGGTGCGATCTGCGCAGATCATGGGGCTCAAGGTCGCCGGTGTCGACATGCTCGAGGGCGAGGACGGGCCGCTGGTGATGGAAGTGAACTCGTCGCCGGGCCTGCAGGGCATCGAGTCCGCGACCAAGCTCGACGTGGCCGGCGCGATCATCGACTACATCTCGAACGAGGTCGCCTTCCCCGACATCGATGTGCGCCAGCGGCTCGCCGTCTCGACCGGCTACGGTGTCGCCGAGCTCCTCGTGCATGGCGCGGCCGACGTGGTCGGTCAGGCGCTCGGCGAGTCCGGCCTGTCGGAGCGGGACATCACCGTGCTGACCCTGCACCGCGGCACGCAGGTGATCCCGAACCCGCGTCGCAGTGAGGTGCTGCAGGCCGGCGACCGGCTGCTCTGCTTCGGCAAGCTCGAAGAGATGCGATCGATGATCCCCAACCGCCGTCGGCGCCGCGCCAAGGTGCGCAAACTGCCCGCGCCGCCGATCATCCCGGCATAA
- a CDS encoding helix-turn-helix domain-containing protein: protein MPLPVPRRLARRGPVPAAPASRPRAADHPRARAHRLRRAGPAVQRRGRCAPVQPGGREHHHPVARYPLMVIRVIRLCWRDGCSRR, encoded by the coding sequence GTGCCACTTCCCGTACCGCGGCGACTCGCTCGGCGAGGACCGGTACCGGCCGCACCGGCCAGTCGACCACGGGCTGCCGATCATCCACGGGCACGTGCACACCGACTTCGCCGAGCAGGGCCGGCAGTTCAACGTCGGGGTCGATGTGCGCCAGTTCAGCCCGGTGGCCGAGAGCACCATCATCCGGTGGCTCGATACCCTCTGATGGTGATCCGGGTGATCCGCCTATGCTGGCGAGATGGCTGTTCGAGGCGGTGA